In the Bos mutus isolate GX-2022 chromosome 15, NWIPB_WYAK_1.1, whole genome shotgun sequence genome, aaaaaaaaaaaaaagtgggctgTAACTTCAGGATCCTAAGCCTCACAAGTGAGGGGCTGgtctggaggtgggaggagggaggaacagccaaggaggagacagaggctcaCGAGGGCGCGAGGAAGTGTCTGAGAAGAGGCTGGGGCCGCTGGAGGGACGCCTGCAGGAGCCAGGCCTCCTCCTCCCGGGTCCTGGGAGCCGCCGCTGCCTCTGGACacctccagccctgcctgcttGCCTCCCCAAGGCTGCCAGCCAGAGCTCAGGGTGCTTGGCTGAGCCCCGTACCCCCGGGGGGACCCCCAGCTGACCTCTGTGCACCCCAGCATGGAAGAAGGTGGCGAGTACGACGGATACTATGGGGCGGACAACCAGTCTGAGTGTGAGTACGAGGACTGGCAGTCCTCCGGCGCCCTCATCCCCGCCATCTACATGGTGGTCTTTGTCCTGGGCACGGCGGGCAACGGGCTGGTGCTCTGGACCATCTTCCGTAGCGGCCGCGACCGGCGGCGGGCGGCCGACGTCTTCATCGCCAGCCTGGCGGTGGCTGACCTCACCTTCGTGGTGACCCTGCCGCTCTGGGCCACCTACACCTATCGGGACTACGACTGGCCCTTCGGGGCCTTCGCCTGCAAGCTCAGCAGCTATCTCATCTTCGTCAACATGTACGCCAGCGTCTTCTGCCTCACCGGCCTCAGCCTGGACCGCTACCTGGCCATCGTGAGGCCGGTGGCCAACGCCCGGCTGCGGCCGCGGGTCGGCGGCGCCGTGGCCACGGCCGGCCTGTGGGCGCTGGCCGGCCTGCTCGCCCTGCCCGTGCTGGTCTTCCGCGCCACCAGCACCGTGCTGCAGGCGGAGAATGCCACCAAGGTGCAGTGCTACATGGACTACTCGCTGGTGGCCGGCCCCGACGCCGAGTGGGCCTGGGAGGTGGGCCTGGGCGTCTCGTCCACCGCGCTGGGCTTCGCGGGGCCCTTCGCGGTCATGCTGACCTGCTACTTCTGCATCGGCCGCACGGTGGCCGGCCACTTCGGCAAGGAGCGCGCGCGGGGCCTGCGCAAGCGCCGGCGGCTGCTGGCCATCATCGCCGTGCTGGTGCTGACCTTCGCGCTCTGCTGGCTGCCCTACCACCTGGTCAAGACCCTCTACGTGCTGGGCAGCCTGCTGCGCTGGCCCTGCGCCTTCGACCTCTTCCTCATGAACGTCTTCCCCTACTGCACGTGCATCAGCTACGTCAACAGCTGCCTCAACCCCTTCCTCTACGCCTTCTTCGACCCCCGCTTCCGCCAGGCCTGCGCCTCGGTGCTCTGCTGGGGCCGCCGGGGCtgcggaggagcctggcgcgcgggcggcggcggcggcggcggcggccggggcggcggcggcggggacaAGTcagccagctcctcctcctcggCGTCGTCGGGGCACAGCCAGGGCCCCGGGCCCGGCGGCGCGGGGAAGGGCGGGGAGCCGATGCCGGAGAAGTCCATCCCCTACAGCCAGGAGACCCTCCTGGTGGACTAGGGCCGGGGTCCCCCGCCCGCGGCCCCTTGCTCTCTGAAGGGCGGGGAGCTGGCGAGGGGGCGGGGGCCCCCTTCTCTGGTGCACTTGactcctctccctgctccccgCATCGGTCTTGTCCTCCTTCCCCCCTGGGAAGTGCTTCTTCAGAGGTTTGTGGGTCTGGAGGGTAAGAGAGGGAAGCCCGCAGCCCCGAACTCCGCCGCTCAGTCTCCGTGAGACTGACCTTGCATGTCTCTGAAATGCTCCCAGCCTCAGTGTCTCTCCGTGCGGATAAGACggaggaactgaactgatgtgcgtCCAGGCTCCATCAACGTTCATTTTCCCCCAGCCCTTTTCCTGGATCTCCAGCTCCCCTTACCGGTTCCTT is a window encoding:
- the APLNR gene encoding apelin receptor, which gives rise to MEEGGEYDGYYGADNQSECEYEDWQSSGALIPAIYMVVFVLGTAGNGLVLWTIFRSGRDRRRAADVFIASLAVADLTFVVTLPLWATYTYRDYDWPFGAFACKLSSYLIFVNMYASVFCLTGLSLDRYLAIVRPVANARLRPRVGGAVATAGLWALAGLLALPVLVFRATSTVLQAENATKVQCYMDYSLVAGPDAEWAWEVGLGVSSTALGFAGPFAVMLTCYFCIGRTVAGHFGKERARGLRKRRRLLAIIAVLVLTFALCWLPYHLVKTLYVLGSLLRWPCAFDLFLMNVFPYCTCISYVNSCLNPFLYAFFDPRFRQACASVLCWGRRGCGGAWRAGGGGGGGGRGGGGGDKSASSSSSASSGHSQGPGPGGAGKGGEPMPEKSIPYSQETLLVD